A region of Paroedura picta isolate Pp20150507F unplaced genomic scaffold, Ppicta_v3.0 Ppicta_v3_sca21, whole genome shotgun sequence DNA encodes the following proteins:
- the WDR62 gene encoding WD repeat-containing protein 62 isoform X4, protein MKYIVSVGYQHDMIVNVWDWKKDTLVASNKVSCKVMAISFSEDSYFVTVGHRHVKFWFLETSKEAKIKETVPLIGRSGVLGELHNNIFCDVACGQGKMSGNTFCISYSGLLCQFNEKRVLEKWIDLKVPLANCICVSESFIFCGCASGIVRIFQAYNLLYLTNLPKPHYLGIDVAKEDTPRTADAIWPDTIALAFDPSHHWLSCVYKDHSMYIWDVKNTSHVKKVWSDLFHSSFVWNVEVYPEFEDHRGCLPPGSFLTCSSDNTIRCWSLESSVQAGVPKNAYSDNLLKVVYVENNTQYLQDSTNVPDRGENLGCLKSGVRVLQVSPDGRHLASGDRVGNLRIHELSCMEEVMKVEAHDSEVLCLEYSKPETGMALLASASRDRLIHVLNVGKNYKLEQTLADHSSAITAVKFAGDGGTQMISCGADKSIYFRSAQQVADGVHFVRTHHVAEKTTLYDMDIDITQRYVAVACQDRNVRVYNTASGKQKCCYKGSQGDEGSLLKVQLDPSGTFLATSCSDKSISVIDFHSGDCIAKMFGHSEVVTGMKFTYDCKHLITVSGDSCIFIWHLSPEITASMKQHLMELDQAQLQKKAREQAWSPQVRREAYITLPSRRTSFGADLPAGASPEDEREEEEASLRTPTKDDLDTGPPCILTNGRLPMWAKRLLGEVDNSDIAASASRACYQPQGRWAERADQEPIKTLLDTDLNYFTPVKNDNLSDVELEPRNLDQLFSQTESSTDNLTEDFKEPDLTSEDEATHELESLRADGSSLSMQTSSGPSEAERRPGKDSHLELSLQTEAANKQPEKMYSAVSLDLEASLFGQPKEDQESLVSEVEAELTDLEEKTGSLPQTPEQEKYLKHHFETLADAHSEEKFDATLKDLKPPEDEDEEAALFLNPRLSISARFLSRCRFPRLRQPALSTVGVADQVKEESPMPREPKAAEKLSEGLLLEDKPGGETCRASGSQVLVESFEVSLQSLRSGFQETLQLYDKVTSCQDSGREELLRVRGLLFSAACWMRKELDSRVVKKDRLDVATATDSPSPGLRHLRDDKTQSLLQHYSDSLLKMVEKKLDERNNPEVT, encoded by the exons ATGAAATACATCGTCTCAGTTGGGTATCAACATGACATGATTGTCAACGTGTGGGACTGGAAG AAGGATACGCTTGTCGCATCCAACAAAGTGTCTTGTAAGGTTATGGCCATCTCCTTTTCGGAGGACAGCTACTTTGTGACAGTCGGCCACCGCCACGTCAAGTTCTGGTTCTTGGAGACGTCCAAGGAAGCGAAG ATTAAAGAGACGGTGCCGCTCATTGGCCGCTCCGGGGTTCTTGGAGAGCTTCACAACAACATCTTCTGCGATGTGGCCTGCGGGCAGGGGAAAATGTCAGGCAACACTTTCTGCATTTCTTACTCGGGGCTCCTGTGCCAGTTTAACGAGAAGCGCGTGCTGGAGAAATGGATCGACCTGAAG GTCCCTCTCGCCAACTGCATCTGCGTGAGCGAAAGCTTCATCTTCTGCGGCTGCGCCAGCGGGATTGTGCGGATCTTCCAGGCGTACAATCTGCTGTACCTCACCAACTTGCCGAAGCCCCACTACTTGGGCATCGATGTAGCCAAAGAAGACACGCCCAG AACGGCAGATGCCATCTGGCCCGACACCATTGCCTTGGCCTTTGACCCGAGCCATCACTGGCTCTCCTGCGTCTACAAGGACCACAGCATGTATATTTGGGATGTGAAGAACACCAGTCACGTTAAGAAAGTGTGGTCTGACCTCTTCCATAGCTCCTTTGTGTGGAACGTCGAG GTCTACCCCGAGTTTGAGGACCACAGAGGCTGTTTGCCCCCGGGATCCTTTCTGACGTGCTCATCGGACAATACGATTCGGTGCTGGAGCTTGGAGAGCAGTGTCCAGGCTGGCGTTCCAAAGAACGCGTACAGTGAC AACTTGCTGAAGGTTGTCTATGTGGAAAACAACACCCAGTACCTGCAAGATTCAACCAACGTGCCAGACCGGGGTGAAAACCTGGGATGCCTGAAGTCGGGTGTCCGTGTCCTGCAGGTCAGCCCAGATGGCCGGCATCTGGCTTCTGGGGACAGAGTTGGAAATCTGAG GATACATGAGCTGAGCTGCATGGAGGAGGTGATGAAAGTTGAAGCCCACGACTCAGAAGTCCTCTGCTTGGAGTACTCTAAGCCGGAAACTG GGATGGCCCTTCTGGCCTCAGCAAGCAGAGACCGGCTGATCCACGTGTTAAATGTGGGAAAAAACTATAAACTAGAGCAGACCTTAGCAGACCACTCCTCAGCCATTACTGCCGTGAAGTTTGCTG GCGATGGCGGCACTCAAATGATCAGCTGTGGAGCTGACAAAAGCATCTATTTCCGCAGTGCACAACAG GTTGCCGACGGCGTCCATTTTGTCCGGACCCACCACGTGGCAGAGAAAACAACCTTGTATGACATGGATATCGATATAACCCAGAGATATGTCGCTGTGGCCTGTCAAGACAGAAACGTCAG GGTCTACAACACCGCCAGTGGGAAGCAGAAGTGCTGCTACAAGGGCTCCCAGGGGGACGAAGGATCACTGCTGAAG GTCCAGTTGGATCCTTCCGGAACATTCCTGGCTACCAGCTGTTCTGACAAAAGCATTTCCGTGATTGACTTCCACTCTGGTGACTGCATTGCCAAGATGTTTGGGCATTCGG AGGTGGTCACAGGAATGAAGTTCACCTACGACTGCAAACACTTGATCACCGTCTCGGGAGACAG CTGTATCTTTATATGGCACCTTAGCCCGGAAATCACCGCCAGCATGAAGCAGCACTTGATGGAGCTCGATCAAGCCCAGCTGCAGAAGAAAGCCAGAGAACAGGCCTGGTCTCCACAGGTCAG GCGGGAAGCCTACATCACCCTGCCAAGCAGAAGGACTTCCTTTGGGGCGGATCTCCCGGCCGGAGCCAGCCCCGAGGacgagagagaggaggaggaagcatccCTTCGGACGCCCACCAAAGATGACTTGGATACAG GTCCTCCTTGTATCCTGACCAACGGCAGGCTGCCTATGTGGGCAAAGAGACTG ctggGTGAGGTGGACAATTCGGACATTGCGGCCTCGGCCTCCAGGGCTTGTTACCAGCCGCAAGGGCGATGGGCTGAGCGTGCCGACCAGGAGCCCATCAAAACCCTGCTGGACACGGATCTGAATTACTTCACCCCTGTCAAAAATGACAACCTGAGCGATGTTGAGCTGGAGCCCCGGAACCTGGATCAGCTGTTCTCCCAG ACAGAGAGCTCCACTGACAACCTAACAGAAGACTTCAAGGAGCCGGACCTGACTTCCGAAGATGAGGCCACACATGAGCTTGAATCCCTCCGAGCAGACGGGAGCAGCCTGTCCATGCAGACGAGCAGCGGTCCTTCGGAGGCCGAGAG GAGGCCCGGGAAAGACTCGCATCTTGAGCTGTCTCTCCAGACGGAAGCCGCAAACAAGCAGCCGGAGAAAATGTACTCGGCTGTTTCGTTGGACTTGGAGGCGTCCCTGTTTGGCCAGCCAAAGGAGG ACCAAGAGTCTCTGGTTTCTGAAGTTGAAGCAGAACTGACCGACCTGGAGGAGAAAACCGGCTCTTTGCCCCAAACCCCAGAGCAAGAGAAATACCTCAAGCACCATTTTGAGACTCTGGCTGATGCTCACAGTGAAG AAAAGTTTGACGCCACCCTCAAGGACTTGAAGCCGCCTGAAGACGAAGACGAGGAGGCTGCCCTGTTCCTCAACCCTCGCCTGAGCATCTCGGCCAGATTTCTTTCACGCTGCAG GTTTCCAAGGCTGCGTCAGCCAGCTCTGTCCACTGTGGGTGTTGCAGAccaggtgaaggaagagagtccGATGCCTAGAGAGCCCAAGGCGGCAGAG AAATTGTCCGAGGGACTTCTGCTGGAAGACAAGCCGGGTGGTGAAACGTGCCGCGCTTCTG GTTCTCAGGTTCTCGTCGAAAGCTTTGAAGTGAGCCTGCAGTCCCTGCGCTCCGGATTTCAAGAGACTTTGCAGCTTTATGATAAG GTGACGTCCTGCCAAGACTCCGGCCGGGAAGAGCTCCTCCGGGTCAGGGGGCTGCTGTTCAGCGCCGCCTGCTGGATGAGAAAGGAGCTGGACTCAAGAGTGGTGAAGAAGGACCGCCTGGATGTGGCCACGGCTACGGACAGCCCCAGCCCGGGCCTGAGGCATCTCCGCGATGACAAGACCCAGTCCCTTCTGCAGCACTACTCTGACTCCCTGCTGAAAATGGTGGAGAAGAAGCTGGATGAAAGGAACAACCCAGAGGTCACctga